From the Erythrolamprus reginae isolate rEryReg1 chromosome Z, rEryReg1.hap1, whole genome shotgun sequence genome, one window contains:
- the LOC139154164 gene encoding olfactory receptor 11G2-like yields MELTNGTTVQEFVLLGFNSGPQKRFFLLILFTIIYISTLIENATIIMLVNIDAQLAQLPMYHFLANFSLLEICYVTATIPRMLFDLASSQGIISFKACFIQFYIFHSLGINENFFLSTMALDRYLAICHPLYYLSIMSPKNCSKLLAGCWMTGFLAYAAPITLTSRLSFCGSNVCDNFLCDQGLLTLACPPLGNVPLILSSLNVFFIVGNLIFIIISYGIIIVTLIKSSNQSSRKKGFSTISFHLMVVALLYGSVIAMYVAPSGKTQSRSAKIVVVFFTAITPFLNPMIYCLRNDQVKEALGRVLRRTELWLRKKMTM; encoded by the coding sequence ATGGAGCTGACCAATGGGACCACAGTCCAGGAATTCGTTTTGCTAGGCTTCAATAGTGGACCACAAAAACGGTTCTTCCTCCTTATCCTTTTTACTATTATATACATCAGCACATTAATTGAGAATGCCACCATTATCATGCTGGTAAATATAGATGCGCAATTAGCACAGCTCCCCATGTACCACTTTTTGGCAAATTTCTCCCTGCTAGAGATTTGTTATGTGACCGCTACTATACCGCGTATGCTTTTTGATCTGGCTTCTTCTCAAGGGATCATCTCTTTCAAAGCCTGTTTTATTCAGTTCTACATTTTCCACTCCCTTGGCATCAATGAAAACTTCTTCCTCTCAACCATGGCCTTAGATCGCTACCTGGCCATCTGCCACCCACTATATTATCTATCAATTATGTCTCCAAAGAACTGCTCCAAGCTTTTAGCTGGTTGCTGGATGACTGGGTTCTTAGCATATGCTGCCCCAATAACTTTGACCTCTAGATTGTCCTTTTGTGGCTCCAATGTCTGTGACAACTTTTTGTGTGATCAAGGGCTCCTGACCTTAGCTTGTCCTCCACTTGGAAATGTTCCACTTATCCTCTCTTCCTTGAATGTTTTCTTCATAGTAGGCAACTTAATCTTTATAATTATTTCCTATGGCATTATCATTGTCACATTGATCAAATCCTCTAACCAAAGTAGCAGGAAAAAAGGTTTCTCCACTATATCCTTCCATCTCATGGTGGTGGCCCTTTTGTATGGTTCTGTGATAGCAATGTATGTAGCTCCAAGTGGGAAAACTCAGTCACGTAGTGCTAAAATAGTCGTTGTCTTCTTCACTGCCATTACACCCTTTCTCAACCCTATGATCTATTGTCTGAGGAACGATCAGGTGAAGGAAGCTCTTGGAAGAGTTCTCAGAAGAACAGAACTATGGCTGAGAAAAAAGATGACAATGTGA
- the LOC139154163 gene encoding olfactory receptor 11H6-like translates to MDLANETTVREFILLGLESGQQWRFYLLILFSFTYTITLIENTTIITLVQLDDHLAQLPMYILLGNFSWLEMCYVTTSMPRMIFDLASPQGIISFKACFLQFYIFFSLGSTECFFLSAMAVDRYLAICHPLHYPIIMSSRNCSKLVASCWIAGFLGYAIPVTLTSRLSFCGSNIIDNFVCDQGLLSLACPPFKNASFISQISMNILIILGNFVFVTISYGIIIVTLIKSSNQHSRKKAFSTISFHLVVVILFYGSVAGMYVAPSGDSQSRVTKIVTVFYTAVTPFLNPMIYCLRNDQVKEALGRLLRRMEQRLREKK, encoded by the coding sequence ATGGATCTGGCCAATGAGACCACAGTCCGGGAATTCATTTTACTGGGTTTAGAGAGTGGGCAGCAATGGCGATTCTACCTACTTATCCTTTTTAGTTTTACCTACACAATAACTTTGATTGAAAACACCACTATTATCACTCTGGTACAACTAGATGACCACTTGGCCCAGCTGCCCATGTACATCctcttgggaaatttctcctggtTGGAAATGTGCTATGTAACCACCTCCATGCCTCGTATGATCTTTGATCTGGCTTCCCCTCAAGGAATCATTTCCTTCAAAGCCTGTTTCCTTCAGTTTTACATTTTCTTCTCACTTGGAAGCACCGAATGCTTCTTCCTCTCAGCTATGGCTGTCGATCGCTATTTGGCTATATGCCACCCACTCCACTACCCAATAATTATGTCTTCAAGAAACTGTTCCAAGCTTGTAGCTAGTTGCTGGATTGCTGGGTTCTTGGGATATGCTATCCCAGTGACTTTGACCTCCAGGCTGTCCTTCTGTGGCTCCAACATCATTGACAATTTTGTGTGTGATCAAGGCCTTCTGTCCCTGGCTTGCCCACCTTTTAAAAATGCTTCTTTTATCAGTCAGATTTCTATGAATATTTTGATTATATTGGGTAACTTTGTCTTTGTCACTATCTCCTATGGCATTATAATTGTCACACTTATCAAATCCTCTAACCAACACAGTAGAAAGAAAGCCTTCTCCACCATATCCTTCCATCTGGTGGTGGTGATCCTTTTCTATGGTTCTGTGGCAGGAATGTATGTAGCTCCAAGTGGAGACAGTCAATCACGTGTCACTAAAATAGTTACTGTTTTCTACACTGCCGTTACACCCTTTCTCAACCCCATGATCTACTGCCTGAGGAATGATCAGGTGAAGGAGGCTCTGGGGAGGTTGCTGAGAAGGATGGAGCAAAggctgagagagaaaaaatga